From the genome of Geobacter sp. SVR, one region includes:
- the cysC gene encoding adenylyl-sulfate kinase: MANGNGILRFLACGSVDDGKSTLIGHLLHLSGNLYDDQVLMLQQESAQLGTAGEVIDYSLLLDGLSAEREQGITIDVAYRYFITTRRHFIVADTPGHERYTRNMATAASRCSAALILVDARQGVLPQTRRHVLICALMGIRRLLFAVNKMDTTGWSEQTFREIQAQCNHVAVDLERFGLPPAECLAIPVSGLFGDNLTHLSTRMPWYDGLTVMGWLHAIAPGEGMLEAPSRFPVQYVIKVARSGGNWQEKVEQDLRRGGTGTFRAYAGTVVSGSLKCGDPVAVLPSGLRTRIRELWCGDGPMQNASAGMSVALCLEGEHDIVRGDMIVADDRQMELAYLFKVRLVWMDDQPLYAGRHYLFKGLAGTATAGITRIRGRIEPDTYQRLAADHFMLNDIGEVELSLSRPIPFDPYGENRETGGFILTDRLSNTTVACGMILHALRRADNVPRQCEEVAPPERAAIKGQQPCVIWLTGLSGAGKSTIANCLERKLHTRGRHTMLLDGDNIRQGLNRDLGFTEAGRIENIRRIGEVAKLMTDAGLIVITAFISPFRAERTMVREILPAGRFVEIHVDTPLEECERRDPKGLYRKVRQGMIPNFTGIDSPYEPPRTPELRLGTTNRQVGECADAIIDYLHDNSLL, translated from the coding sequence GACGGGCTGAGCGCCGAACGGGAGCAGGGCATCACCATCGATGTTGCCTACCGCTACTTCATCACCACGCGGCGCCATTTCATCGTGGCGGATACTCCGGGTCACGAACGCTACACGAGAAACATGGCTACCGCCGCTTCCCGGTGCAGTGCCGCTCTGATCCTGGTGGATGCCCGCCAAGGGGTGCTGCCCCAAACCCGCAGGCATGTCCTGATCTGTGCCCTGATGGGCATCCGCCGGCTCCTGTTCGCCGTGAACAAGATGGACACTACGGGCTGGAGCGAGCAGACCTTCCGGGAGATCCAGGCACAGTGCAACCACGTGGCTGTGGATCTGGAACGTTTCGGCCTGCCCCCGGCGGAGTGCCTCGCCATCCCTGTTTCGGGACTGTTCGGCGACAACCTGACGCATCTTTCGACCCGGATGCCCTGGTACGACGGGCTGACGGTCATGGGCTGGCTGCATGCAATCGCGCCGGGTGAGGGCATGCTGGAGGCCCCCTCCCGCTTCCCGGTGCAGTACGTGATCAAGGTGGCCCGCTCCGGAGGGAATTGGCAGGAAAAGGTGGAGCAGGACCTCCGCCGGGGAGGAACCGGTACCTTCCGCGCCTATGCCGGCACCGTGGTCTCAGGCAGCCTGAAGTGCGGCGACCCTGTGGCGGTCCTGCCGTCAGGCCTGCGAACGCGGATACGGGAGCTATGGTGCGGAGACGGCCCGATGCAGAACGCCTCGGCGGGCATGTCCGTGGCACTCTGCCTGGAAGGGGAGCACGATATCGTCAGGGGGGATATGATCGTTGCCGACGATCGGCAGATGGAGCTGGCTTACCTTTTCAAGGTGCGGCTGGTCTGGATGGACGATCAACCGCTCTATGCCGGCAGGCATTACCTGTTCAAGGGGCTGGCCGGAACGGCGACCGCCGGGATCACCCGCATCAGGGGGCGGATCGAACCGGATACCTATCAGCGGCTCGCAGCGGATCATTTCATGCTCAATGACATCGGTGAGGTGGAACTGTCGCTCTCCCGGCCGATACCGTTCGACCCCTACGGGGAAAACCGCGAAACCGGAGGTTTCATCCTGACCGACCGCCTTTCCAATACGACCGTGGCCTGCGGAATGATCCTGCATGCACTTCGCCGCGCCGACAACGTCCCCCGACAGTGCGAAGAGGTTGCCCCGCCCGAGCGGGCCGCCATCAAGGGGCAGCAGCCTTGCGTAATCTGGCTCACCGGCCTCTCCGGTGCGGGCAAATCGACCATCGCCAACTGCCTGGAACGCAAGCTGCACACCCGGGGGCGGCATACCATGCTCCTGGATGGCGACAATATCCGCCAGGGGCTCAACCGGGACCTGGGCTTCACCGAAGCGGGGCGGATCGAAAACATCCGGCGCATCGGCGAGGTGGCCAAGCTGATGACCGATGCCGGCCTGATCGTGATCACCGCGTTCATTTCCCCCTTTCGCGCAGAGCGGACCATGGTGCGCGAGATCCTGCCGGCCGGAAGATTCGTCGAGATCCACGTCGACACCCCGCTGGAGGAGTGCGAGCGCCGTGATCCCAAAGGGCTCTACCGCAAGGTGCGCCAGGGGATGATCCCCAACTTCACCGGCATCGATTCGCCCTACGAGCCCCCCCGCACGCCCGAGCTGCGGCTCGGCACCACGAACCGGCAGGTCGGCGAATGCGCCGATGCCATTATCGATTACCTGCACGACAACAGCCTGCTCTGA